A single Chryseobacterium shigense DNA region contains:
- the rplL gene encoding 50S ribosomal protein L7/L12, translating to MSDLKNLAETLVNLTVKDVNELAAILKDEYGIEPAAAAVVVAAGGAGGDAAEEKTEFDVILKSAGASKLAIVKLVKDLTGAGLKEAKDIVDGAPAPIKQGVSKDEAEALKKQLEEAGAEVELK from the coding sequence ATGTCAGATTTAAAAAATTTAGCTGAAACGCTAGTAAACCTAACAGTAAAAGACGTAAATGAATTAGCTGCTATCCTTAAGGATGAGTACGGAATTGAGCCAGCTGCTGCTGCTGTAGTAGTTGCTGCAGGTGGTGCAGGAGGTGATGCTGCTGAAGAAAAGACTGAATTCGATGTAATTCTTAAGTCTGCAGGTGCTTCTAAATTGGCTATCGTTAAATTGGTAAAAGATTTAACTGGTGCTGGTCTTAAAGAAGCTAAAGATATCGTAGACGGTGCTCCTGCTCCAATCAAGCAAGGTGTATCTAAAGACGAAGCTGAAGCTCTTAAGAAGCAATTAGAAGAAGCTGGTGCTGAAGTAGAATTGAAATAA
- the rplJ gene encoding 50S ribosomal protein L10 → MTKDQKVVAIQEIKDLLQDAKVVYVADLEGLNAAKSSDFRRQAFKQNIKVKVVKNTLLQKAMEQIDGVDFSEMFDTFKGNSALMIAETANAPAKLIKDFRKKDEKPALKSAFVQETFYVGDNNLDALVSIKSREEMIGEIIGLLQSPIQRVVSALQNKSETGEAKAEEAAPAVEETPAAEAPEAPVAESTDETPAAE, encoded by the coding sequence ATGACAAAAGACCAAAAAGTTGTAGCAATACAAGAGATCAAAGATTTGCTTCAGGATGCTAAAGTAGTTTATGTAGCAGATCTGGAAGGTTTGAATGCTGCTAAATCTTCAGATTTCAGAAGACAGGCTTTCAAGCAGAATATCAAAGTGAAAGTGGTGAAAAATACACTTTTACAAAAAGCAATGGAGCAGATTGACGGAGTAGATTTCTCTGAAATGTTTGATACTTTCAAAGGAAACTCTGCTTTAATGATTGCTGAAACAGCTAATGCTCCTGCAAAATTAATCAAAGACTTTAGAAAGAAAGATGAAAAGCCGGCGTTGAAGTCTGCTTTCGTACAGGAAACTTTCTATGTTGGTGACAACAACCTTGATGCATTAGTAAGCATTAAGTCTAGAGAAGAAATGATAGGTGAAATCATCGGATTACTTCAGTCTCCAATTCAAAGAGTTGTTTCTGCTCTTCAAAACAAATCTGAAACAGGAGAAGCTAAAGCTGAAGAAGCTGCACCTGCTGTAGAAGAAACTCCTGCTGCTGAAGCTCCGGAAGCTCCTGTTGCAGAAAGCACTGACGAAACGCCAGCTGCTGAATAA
- the rplA gene encoding 50S ribosomal protein L1, with the protein MAKLTKKQKEALSKVEKGRIYNLEEGSALVKEVNTTKFDASVDIAVRLGVDPRKANQMVRGVVSLPHGTGKDVKVLALVTPDKEAEAKEAGADYVGLDEYLQKIKEGWTDVDVIVTMPAVMGKLGPLGRVLGPRGLMPNPKSGTVTMEIGKAVAEVKAGKIDFKVDKYGIIHAGIGKVSFDAAKIKENAQELIQTLIKMKPTAAKGTYVKSIYLSSTMSPGIAIDTKSVN; encoded by the coding sequence ATGGCAAAATTGACTAAAAAGCAAAAGGAAGCTTTAAGCAAAGTAGAAAAAGGAAGAATCTATAACCTTGAAGAAGGTTCTGCTCTTGTAAAAGAAGTAAACACTACAAAGTTTGATGCTTCTGTAGATATCGCTGTAAGATTGGGTGTAGATCCAAGAAAAGCAAACCAAATGGTAAGAGGTGTAGTATCTCTTCCTCACGGTACTGGTAAAGATGTTAAAGTTTTAGCACTTGTTACACCAGATAAAGAAGCTGAAGCAAAAGAAGCTGGAGCTGATTATGTAGGTCTTGACGAGTACCTGCAAAAAATAAAAGAAGGTTGGACAGATGTTGACGTTATCGTTACGATGCCGGCTGTTATGGGTAAATTAGGTCCGTTAGGTAGAGTATTAGGTCCAAGAGGTCTTATGCCTAACCCTAAATCAGGAACTGTAACGATGGAAATTGGTAAAGCAGTAGCTGAAGTAAAAGCAGGTAAAATTGACTTCAAAGTTGATAAATACGGTATTATCCACGCTGGTATTGGTAAAGTATCTTTCGATGCTGCTAAAATCAAGGAAAATGCTCAGGAATTGATCCAGACTTTGATCAAAATGAAACCAACTGCTGCTAAAGGTACTTATGTAAAAAGCATTTATTTGTCTTCTACAATGAGCCCGGGTATTGCAATTGATACTAAATCTGTTAACTAA
- the rplK gene encoding 50S ribosomal protein L11 → MAKKVFKMVKLQVKGGAANPSPPVGPALGSAGVNIMEFCKQFNGRTQDKPGQVLPVVITVYEDKSFEFVIKTPPAAIQLMDAAKIKGGSGEPNRNKVGSVSWDQVKKIAEDKMTDLNCFTIDSAVSMVAGTARSMGLRVTGTKPTFNA, encoded by the coding sequence ATGGCTAAGAAAGTCTTTAAAATGGTAAAACTTCAGGTGAAAGGTGGCGCAGCTAACCCTTCTCCACCAGTAGGTCCGGCATTAGGTTCTGCAGGTGTGAACATCATGGAGTTTTGTAAGCAATTTAACGGGAGAACCCAAGATAAGCCAGGGCAAGTTTTACCTGTAGTAATTACAGTATACGAAGACAAATCTTTTGAATTCGTTATTAAAACTCCACCTGCAGCAATCCAGTTAATGGATGCGGCTAAGATCAAAGGAGGTTCCGGAGAACCAAACAGAAACAAAGTAGGTTCTGTATCTTGGGATCAGGTGAAGAAAATCGCTGAGGATAAAATGACTGACCTTAACTGCTTTACAATAGATTCTGCAGTTTCTATGGTTGCAGGTACTGCTAGATCTATGGGATTAAGAGTAACAGGAACTAAACCAACTTTTAACGCTTAA